The Pirellulales bacterium genomic sequence CGAAAAGAAGATTCGGCCCGAAAAGAAGTTTCGGTGCCTTCATCTAGGTCCCTTAACGGTTTGCCGAAAGCAGTCACGGACGATGGATACGTTTCGTCCTTGGCCTGTCAATCTTGTCATCCGCGGCAGCATGCCAGTTGGCACAAGACCTATCATCGCCGGATGACGCAACCCGCCAACGTCGACTCCGTCTTGGCGCCGTTCAACGGCGAAGAGTTTTCGCTGGGCGACTGGACGTTGCGAATGACGCGCCGCGACGACCAGTTTTGGGTCGAAAAGCGGCCCGTTTCCTTGGCCACGGAGGAGACTGGGCCGACGGACGAAACGGGGCCGACGGAAACACGCCGCATCGTCATGACAACGGGTTCGCACCACATGCAGGGCTATTGGGTGTGCCGGGACGGAAGCAATCTTCTCGATCAGCTCCCCCTGATGTGGCTGCTCGAAGAGGACGGTCAGGGCCGCTGGGTGCCGCGTGCCGACTGCTTTTTGAGCCCGCCCGGCGACCCGCCCGGCGCGCCCCTCGGTCCGACGTCCTGGAACACGACCTGGAACATGAATTGTGTTGCTTGCCACAGCGTCAACGGCGTGCCTGGAATCGATTTCCACACTCGTATCGCCGATATCGCCGATACGAGGGTTGCCGAATTGGGCATCGCCTGCGAAGCGTGTCATGGTCCGGGACAAGCCCATATCGCAGCCTATCAAGACCGATCGGGCCAGCGGCCCGGTGCGGGAAACAACGCGGCTGACGCCGCGATCGTCAATCCTAAACGCCTGAAGCCCGACCGCTCCGCTCAGGTCTGCGGCCAATGCCACGGGATGGTCAAGTTCGCCAACTCGCAACTCTATCAAGATTGGTTCCTGTTTGGCCCCGATTATCGGCCGGGAGGCGATTTAAGCGAGAAGCTCGTGACGATCTCGCCCTCGTACATGCCCGTCGAGGAATTGAAGGCGATGTTGAACGATCAGCCGGCGTTGATCGAATCGAACTTCTGGCCCGATGGCATGGTGCGCGTCGCGCGCGAGTACAACGGGCTCGTCGAATCGGCCTGCTATCAGCGAGGCGGCATGACGTGCCTGGACTGTCATTCGATGCACGACAGCGGTCCCAACGACCAGTTGGGGGCCGGCATGGACGGCAACGAAGCCTGCTACCGCTGCCATTCGTCGTATCGCCAACAGATCGAGACACACAGCCATCACCTGGCCAATTCGACTGGCAGCCTGTGCTACAACTGTCACATGCCGCACACCACCTACACCTTGTTGAAGGGCATCCGCAGCCACCAGATCAGCAGCCCGAATATGGCAGCGGCACTCGCGACCGGCCGTCCCAACGCCTGCAATCTTTGTCACCTCGATCAAACGCTGGCCTGGAGCGCGGAGACGCTTTCCGAGTGGTATGGCCAGAAACCGGTTGAATTCGATGCAGACCAGCAGGGCATTTCGGCGGCCATTTTGTGGATGTTGCGCGGCGATGCCGTGCAGCGGGCGCTTGTGGCGTGGTCTTGCGGATGGCCCGCGGCGCGCGACGCTTCCGGCGAGGACTGGCTGCCGCCGTTCTTGGCTTGGCTGTTGGACGATCCCTACTCGGCGGTCCGGCTGATTGCCGCCCGCTCGTTGAAAAAGCTGGGCGATCATCTCGATTACGATTTTTGGGCGCCGGCGGCGGCGCGAATCGCCGCGCGGCGCGAAGCGGTTGAGCGCTGGCAGCGGCGGGCGGCCGACTCCCGTCGCGATTTTCCACCCCGCCTGCTCCTGGACCGGGAGGGACGTTTGCGTGACAACGAAGTCCAGCGGCTCATCCGCACGCGCGACGATCACCCGCTGTACATCACCGAGTAGCTGGGCGAACGGCCCTCTTGAATCCCCTGTGGTCTCGGCTTACATTGAAAGCATGAAACTGACTCGCCTGATTGCTCCCTGTGCCGCGCTCGCCCTGGCCGGCGGATGGTATGTCGGGGTTGGTGCGCCGGACCGGCGCTTCGAGACCGCGCTGCGCTCCTTGCGGGCCAGCGACGTGGAACAGGTCAACTACCAGCTTTTGGCAATCGAGCCGAGCGTCGGGTTGCAAGCTCAGGCTTCGCTGCTGCGTGGCTGGTTGATGCTGATGTCGAAGGACCGCGACGACTTCCTACGCACCGACGCCGCGATCGAGGAGCTCAGCGACGCCGTCGAGGACGACGATAAAGACCGCGCCTTGGCGTTGGCGCTGCTGGGCCGCGCCCGTTACGAAAATCGCCAGTTGCGCGAGGCATTAAACCTGCTGGAACGATCGTTGGAGCTCGATCCGCACGAGGTCGAGGCGCACCGCTGGGTGGGAGTCGTGTTGTACGAGCTCGGCTTATACTTGCCCGCCATACCTCACCTCGAGGAGGTAGCCCTCCGCGAACCGTCGAACGGCCGGCTGCATCGACTGCTGGGAATCATCCATCGGGAGCGCGGGGAAGTGCTCGGCGATGCCTTCGCCTTTGGTGCCGCCGTGGAAGCCTATCAAGAATCGCTGCGGCGCGATCCGTCCCCCCCCGACGCGCAAGACGTACGCCTCGAATTGGCGCGCTGTTTTTTTTACCGCAACGAGTGGGATGAAGCGCTGGACGCGCTGCGTCCCTGTGCCGACACTCCCGATTGCCTGACCCTGCGGGCCGAGTGCTATTATTCAAAAGGAGAACTCGCGCGGGCCGTGGAGTACGTCGATCGCGCGCTCGAGCAGGCTCCGGACAACTCCCACGCGCTCTCGGTCAAGGCCACGCTGGCCATGGCCAAGCGGGATGTGCCTCAGGCCGCGGCTCTTTTG encodes the following:
- a CDS encoding cytochrome c3 family protein, with translation MTQPANVDSVLAPFNGEEFSLGDWTLRMTRRDDQFWVEKRPVSLATEETGPTDETGPTETRRIVMTTGSHHMQGYWVCRDGSNLLDQLPLMWLLEEDGQGRWVPRADCFLSPPGDPPGAPLGPTSWNTTWNMNCVACHSVNGVPGIDFHTRIADIADTRVAELGIACEACHGPGQAHIAAYQDRSGQRPGAGNNAADAAIVNPKRLKPDRSAQVCGQCHGMVKFANSQLYQDWFLFGPDYRPGGDLSEKLVTISPSYMPVEELKAMLNDQPALIESNFWPDGMVRVAREYNGLVESACYQRGGMTCLDCHSMHDSGPNDQLGAGMDGNEACYRCHSSYRQQIETHSHHLANSTGSLCYNCHMPHTTYTLLKGIRSHQISSPNMAAALATGRPNACNLCHLDQTLAWSAETLSEWYGQKPVEFDADQQGISAAILWMLRGDAVQRALVAWSCGWPAARDASGEDWLPPFLAWLLDDPYSAVRLIAARSLKKLGDHLDYDFWAPAAARIAARREAVERWQRRAADSRRDFPPRLLLDREGRLRDNEVQRLIRTRDDHPLYITE
- a CDS encoding tetratricopeptide repeat protein — encoded protein: MKLTRLIAPCAALALAGGWYVGVGAPDRRFETALRSLRASDVEQVNYQLLAIEPSVGLQAQASLLRGWLMLMSKDRDDFLRTDAAIEELSDAVEDDDKDRALALALLGRARYENRQLREALNLLERSLELDPHEVEAHRWVGVVLYELGLYLPAIPHLEEVALREPSNGRLHRLLGIIHRERGEVLGDAFAFGAAVEAYQESLRRDPSPPDAQDVRLELARCFFYRNEWDEALDALRPCADTPDCLTLRAECYYSKGELARAVEYVDRALEQAPDNSHALSVKATLAMAKRDVPQAAALLERAVDAEPADYNLRYRLVQAYHHLGKEELAARHADEMETLLKLLEEQSELTRRALTETDAAMRFRLAELSERLDDHEMAKSWRKAAELLVSPTQRPGLQPPAP